One window from the genome of Mauremys mutica isolate MM-2020 ecotype Southern chromosome 4, ASM2049712v1, whole genome shotgun sequence encodes:
- the PSMA3 gene encoding proteasome subunit alpha type-3 gives MSSIGTGYDLSASTFSPDGRVFQVEYAMKAVENSSTAIGIRCKDGVVFGVEKLVLSKLYEEGSNKRLFNVDRHVGMAVAGLLADARSLADIAREEASNFRSNYGYNIPLKHLADRVAMYVHAYTLYSAVRPFGCSFMLGSYDEDDGAQLYMIDPSGVSYGYWGCAIGKARQAAKTEIEKLQMKEMTCRDVVKEVAKIIYIVHDEVKDKSFELELSWVGEITKGKHEIVPKDIREEAEKYAKESLKEEDESDEDNM, from the exons ATGAGCTCCATCGGCAccggg TATGACCTGTCAGCTTCCACATTCTCTCCAGATGGCAGAGTATTTCAAGTTGAATATGCTATGAAAGCTGTGGAGAATAGTAG TACAGCAATTGGCATAAGATGTAAAGATGGTGTTGTCTTTGGAGTAGAAAAACTAGTCTTGTCCAAGCTTTATGAAGAAGGTTCCAATAAACGTCTCTTCAATGTTGATCGACATGTTGGAATG GCAGTAGCAGGACTCCTGGCAGATGCTCGTTCTTTGGCAGACATAGCTAGAGAAGAAGCTTCTAACTTTAGATCTAACTATGGATATAATATTCCATTGAAG CATCTTGCCGACAGAGTGGCCATGTATGTACATGCCTACACACTATACAGTGCTGTCAGACCTTTTGGCTGCAG TTTCATGTTAGGGTCTTATGATGAGGATGATGGCGCTCAGCTTTACATGATTGACCCATCAGGTGTTTCATAT GGTTATTGGGGGTGTGCCATTGGTAAAGCCAGACAGGCTGCAAAGACAGAGATTGAAAAACTTCAG ATGAAAGAAATGACTTGCCGTGATGTTGTTAAAGAAGTTGCAAAAAT AATCTACATAGTTCATGATGAAGTGAAGGATAAATCTTTTGAACTTGAACTCAGCTGGGTTGGAGAAA TAACAAAAGGAAAACATGAAATTGTTCCAAAAGACATCAGAGAAGAAGCAGAGAAATATGCTAAG gagTCTTTGAAAGAGGAGGATGAATCAGATGAGGACAATATGTAA